The following coding sequences lie in one Bacillota bacterium genomic window:
- a CDS encoding folate family ECF transporter S component, whose product MLKFKLRNLIFTGLLVSIGILLSQLFSFYYPPSTTIVKFGIGYVPLIIISLLFGPQYGLFAGITQDIIGYFLLGSERGIFYFGFTLNAILYGVLPGIFIYLKRKIKPNKFVYFNTALSLVLSFASIWYLFHINSLSSNANFTFIYRYILVSISLVSSLGLLFINYYFYYKKNESNEFQFIFFVVTILYFIVSIVLTPLWIYDMYSIPFFVQIPLRILKMPVEVILYTLILQRLLKVIGLQLNHDT is encoded by the coding sequence ATGCTAAAATTTAAATTAAGAAATTTGATATTTACAGGATTATTGGTGTCAATAGGAATATTATTAAGTCAATTATTTTCCTTTTATTACCCCCCATCTACTACCATTGTAAAATTTGGAATTGGATACGTTCCTTTGATTATTATTAGTCTTTTATTTGGGCCACAATACGGCCTGTTCGCAGGAATTACTCAAGACATTATTGGTTATTTTTTATTAGGTTCTGAAAGAGGAATCTTTTATTTTGGGTTTACATTAAATGCTATTTTGTATGGGGTATTACCAGGGATATTTATTTACCTAAAACGAAAAATAAAACCAAATAAATTTGTCTACTTTAACACAGCACTTTCTCTTGTGTTAAGTTTTGCTTCTATTTGGTATTTGTTTCATATTAATAGTCTCAGTTCTAATGCTAATTTTACTTTTATCTATCGTTATATTTTAGTATCCATTTCCCTTGTAAGTAGTTTAGGTTTGCTTTTTATAAACTATTATTTTTATTATAAAAAGAATGAGTCCAATGAATTTCAATTTATTTTTTTTGTTGTGACGATTTTATATTTCATTGTCTCTATCGTATTAACTCCTCTTTGGATTTACGATATGTATTCAATTCCGTTTTTTGTTCAGATTCCTTTAAGAATTCTAAAGATGCCAGTTGAAGTCATCCTTTATACGTTGATTTTGCAGCGGCTTCTTAAAGTCATTGGACTTCAGTTAAATCACGACACATAA
- a CDS encoding uracil-DNA glycosylase, which produces MLNNDWDLLLKEEFSKSYFQELVSKVKKEYEEYECYPAIHDVFHALRLTSYQNTKVLILGQDPYHNPSQAMGLAFSVKKGIMLPPSLKNIFLELSTDLGVKCPVSGDLTKWTSEGVLLLNAILSVRKNSPLSHQSIGWETFTDSIISLLNQKQTPMVFVLWGSFARSKKGLITNSIHFIVENVHPSPLSSYRGFMGSKPFSKINQFLQITNQKPIDFTL; this is translated from the coding sequence ATGTTAAATAATGATTGGGATTTGCTCTTAAAAGAAGAGTTTTCAAAATCTTATTTTCAAGAACTGGTCTCAAAAGTTAAAAAAGAATATGAAGAATATGAATGCTATCCCGCCATTCATGATGTGTTTCATGCATTGCGGTTAACCTCTTATCAAAACACAAAAGTTTTAATTTTAGGACAAGACCCTTATCATAATCCGTCTCAAGCTATGGGACTTGCCTTTTCTGTTAAGAAAGGGATTATGTTACCGCCCTCTCTTAAAAATATCTTTTTAGAACTTTCTACAGATCTTGGAGTTAAATGTCCTGTCTCAGGAGATTTAACAAAATGGACAAGTGAAGGAGTACTACTATTAAATGCCATTCTTTCGGTACGAAAAAACAGTCCTTTGAGTCACCAATCCATAGGCTGGGAAACGTTTACGGATTCCATTATTTCTTTGTTGAATCAAAAACAAACACCTATGGTTTTTGTTTTATGGGGAAGTTTTGCGAGAAGTAAAAAAGGCCTTATTACAAACTCCATTCACTTTATCGTTGAAAACGTACATCCCTCCCCTCTTTCGAGTTATAGGGGATTTATGGGATCAAAACCTTTTTCGAAAATCAATCAATTTTTACAAATAACAAATCAAAAACCAATCGATTTTACATTATAG
- the secG gene encoding preprotein translocase subunit SecG: MGFLDWLLLAVSVLLIALVMLQESKDDGKNMFSGEKSELFKNQKQRGPELLLSRMTMGMSVVFAVVTILALIL; encoded by the coding sequence ATGGGCTTTTTAGATTGGTTATTACTTGCTGTGTCTGTATTATTAATCGCCTTGGTAATGCTTCAGGAATCGAAAGATGATGGAAAGAATATGTTTTCTGGTGAAAAATCAGAACTATTTAAAAATCAAAAACAACGTGGACCTGAACTTTTACTCTCAAGAATGACAATGGGAATGAGCGTCGTTTTTGCAGTAGTAACCATCCTGGCATTGATTCTTTAG
- the gpmI gene encoding 2,3-bisphosphoglycerate-independent phosphoglycerate mutase has product MKKPVVLIIMDGMGLTEKGPGNAYELANKPHLDLLFNEFPHIAINASEEAVGLPEGQMGNSEVGHMNIGAGRIVYQSLTRVNVAIKDGTYKTNPAFLQAFEHTKKYKSKLHIFGLLSDGGVHSHIKHIKALFDAAKENKVEHTYFHAFLDGRDVPPKSAVLYLSDLREELVQKHYGSIASVSGRYYSMDRDKNYSRIQLAYDAMSFGKAPHFSDCVKGVEASYNEGINDEFVLPFVVDSSGLIETNDAIIFANFRPDRAIEIGTAYSNPEALPLLDTKNGPKNILFVSTMKYSDSVKGPIAFELNDLREMYGDYISELGLKQLRIAETEKYAHVTFFFDGGVDKEIIGAKRVLIPSPKVPTYDSLPEMSAYAITDAVILELNTRQFDTVILNFANGDMVGHTGVIKAAIKAVETVDECVGRVVDKVLELGGIALITSDHGNCEKMLADDGSPFTAHTTNKVPLLITKKGITLRENGNLGDLAPTMLELMNLEKPKAMTGSSLIITNDE; this is encoded by the coding sequence ATGAAAAAACCTGTTGTATTAATTATAATGGATGGAATGGGATTAACAGAAAAAGGTCCGGGGAATGCATATGAACTTGCGAATAAACCTCATTTAGATCTTTTATTTAACGAATTCCCCCATATCGCAATCAATGCTTCCGAAGAAGCCGTTGGTCTTCCTGAAGGCCAAATGGGAAACAGTGAAGTAGGACATATGAATATTGGAGCTGGGCGAATTGTATATCAATCTTTAACAAGAGTAAATGTCGCAATAAAAGACGGAACCTATAAAACAAATCCAGCTTTTCTTCAAGCGTTTGAACACACCAAAAAATACAAATCAAAACTTCATATTTTTGGGTTACTATCAGATGGTGGAGTGCATTCACATATCAAACACATAAAAGCTTTATTTGATGCGGCCAAAGAAAACAAAGTGGAACACACTTATTTTCATGCCTTTTTAGATGGAAGAGATGTGCCACCTAAGTCAGCCGTGCTCTATCTTTCAGATTTAAGAGAAGAATTAGTTCAAAAACATTATGGAAGTATTGCCTCAGTTTCGGGAAGATACTATTCGATGGATAGAGATAAAAACTACTCTAGAATTCAGTTAGCATATGATGCAATGAGTTTTGGAAAAGCTCCTCATTTTTCCGATTGCGTTAAAGGAGTAGAAGCTTCTTATAACGAAGGAATTAATGATGAATTCGTGTTACCGTTTGTCGTAGATTCTTCTGGTTTGATTGAAACCAATGATGCAATTATTTTTGCTAATTTTAGACCAGATCGTGCGATTGAAATCGGTACTGCTTATTCGAATCCAGAAGCGTTGCCTTTACTTGATACTAAAAATGGACCTAAGAATATTCTCTTTGTCTCGACAATGAAATATTCTGATTCCGTTAAAGGGCCTATTGCTTTTGAGTTAAATGATTTAAGAGAAATGTATGGAGATTATATATCAGAACTAGGACTGAAACAATTAAGAATTGCTGAAACTGAAAAATATGCTCATGTTACTTTTTTCTTCGATGGTGGAGTTGATAAAGAAATTATTGGTGCTAAGCGCGTCTTAATTCCTTCTCCAAAAGTTCCTACCTATGATTCTTTACCTGAGATGAGCGCTTATGCAATCACGGATGCTGTTATTTTAGAACTTAACACAAGACAATTTGATACCGTTATTTTAAATTTTGCAAATGGAGACATGGTAGGACATACTGGCGTTATAAAAGCGGCTATTAAAGCAGTTGAAACCGTTGACGAGTGTGTGGGAAGAGTCGTAGACAAAGTCTTAGAACTTGGTGGAATTGCTTTGATTACAAGTGACCATGGAAATTGCGAAAAAATGTTAGCTGATGACGGTTCTCCTTTTACCGCTCACACCACAAACAAAGTACCATTGCTTATCACAAAAAAAGGAATCACATTAAGAGAAAACGGTAATTTAGGTGACCTTGCGCCAACGATGCTAGAATTAATGAACCTAGAAAAACCAAAAGCCATGACGGGCTCTTCCTTGATTATTACAAATGATGAATAA
- a CDS encoding alpha-amylase, with protein MAQSKLSLLYNILSNKIHLGKINYVVPDIWNAWDYQGEELRKLPSGEILVNPYRFYSEIISSYILPSKLEKKDYSLSLSKIQNVKLPKNALGGDWVRKAVLYSTLIRTSSAWDHDRSFSLDLSNFNEMKETGTFVKMLPLLPFLKKMGVDTVYMLPISRFSLKDKKGELGSPYGVASFFDIDPNLKEVMTGNEMTLEEEFQAFIEACHVLDMRVVIDIIPRTNAVENDLIKDHPDWFYWIKASEYDNYKVPYVDGLENTLPPEAKFMKDVYASKDVLRHINMFQVNPKAQNEVLWNELIKNNQNDLSVLIEKNFNLRIAPAFSDHINDVQPPWTDVTFFRMFLDHPAETAKYLKDKTTPPYILFDSIKANLFPGKIPNTALWDTLSNIIPYYQNKYGIDGARIDMGHALPKELLKMIIQKAKEVDPDFAFIAEELSTENALKAKEFGYNIIIGNGFWMEPRIWEKKLHKFIYGASEIALPMFACSETHDTARIAGRDGGVVLARLTTTLNMLLPNLVPFINSGQEVYEIQPMNTGVDCTDKDKFKLPINDLFYGKLALFDKYALHYLNPNRWELADHLDGIKVIRNRWINEITNLDNYVPLYFNEFDTPVIGVSYFNEETHKCLLVVANSNVYSDIHCNANLEILRKKANNEKLSGKLLYATYEMGRDYHDFSPDGKIYFHLGAGEVKIIEL; from the coding sequence ATGGCACAATCAAAACTTTCTTTGCTTTATAACATATTATCAAATAAAATCCATTTAGGAAAAATCAATTACGTCGTTCCAGATATTTGGAATGCTTGGGACTATCAAGGAGAAGAATTACGCAAACTTCCTAGTGGAGAGATCCTTGTAAATCCTTATCGTTTTTACAGTGAGATTATAAGCTCATATATTTTACCAAGTAAATTAGAAAAGAAAGATTATTCTCTTTCTTTAAGCAAAATTCAAAATGTAAAACTACCTAAAAATGCTCTTGGAGGCGACTGGGTCAGAAAAGCAGTTTTGTATTCTACTTTAATTCGAACTTCTTCTGCGTGGGACCATGATCGAAGTTTTTCTCTTGATTTGTCAAACTTTAATGAAATGAAAGAAACAGGTACGTTTGTAAAAATGTTACCACTTCTTCCTTTTTTAAAGAAAATGGGTGTCGATACAGTATACATGTTACCAATATCGCGATTTTCACTAAAAGATAAAAAAGGAGAATTGGGTTCTCCTTACGGAGTTGCCTCTTTCTTTGATATTGATCCAAATCTAAAAGAAGTTATGACTGGAAATGAGATGACACTTGAAGAAGAGTTTCAAGCCTTTATCGAGGCTTGCCATGTCTTAGACATGAGAGTTGTCATTGATATCATTCCTAGAACCAATGCGGTTGAAAACGATTTAATTAAGGATCATCCTGATTGGTTTTATTGGATAAAAGCTAGTGAATATGACAATTACAAAGTTCCTTACGTGGATGGCTTAGAAAACACATTACCTCCTGAAGCTAAATTCATGAAAGATGTGTATGCTTCAAAGGACGTTTTAAGACATATTAACATGTTTCAGGTAAACCCTAAAGCTCAAAATGAAGTTTTATGGAATGAATTAATTAAAAACAATCAAAACGATTTATCCGTTTTGATTGAAAAGAATTTTAATTTACGAATTGCCCCTGCATTTTCAGATCACATCAACGACGTTCAACCACCTTGGACAGATGTTACGTTCTTTCGAATGTTTTTAGACCATCCAGCAGAAACCGCTAAATACTTAAAGGACAAGACTACTCCTCCTTATATTTTATTTGATTCTATTAAGGCAAATTTATTCCCAGGTAAAATTCCAAATACTGCTTTATGGGATACGTTATCTAATATTATTCCTTATTATCAAAACAAATATGGTATTGATGGCGCAAGAATCGATATGGGGCATGCACTACCAAAAGAATTATTAAAAATGATTATTCAAAAAGCAAAAGAAGTGGACCCTGATTTTGCTTTTATCGCTGAGGAATTAAGTACTGAAAATGCTTTAAAAGCAAAAGAATTTGGCTATAACATCATCATTGGAAATGGTTTTTGGATGGAACCTAGAATTTGGGAAAAGAAATTACACAAATTTATCTATGGTGCAAGCGAAATTGCTCTTCCAATGTTTGCTTGTTCTGAAACACATGATACTGCAAGAATTGCCGGGCGAGATGGTGGTGTTGTGTTAGCAAGATTAACTACAACCTTAAATATGCTTTTACCCAATCTTGTTCCTTTCATTAATTCAGGTCAAGAAGTTTACGAAATTCAACCGATGAATACTGGCGTTGATTGTACAGACAAAGACAAATTTAAATTACCAATAAACGATCTGTTTTATGGAAAATTAGCCTTGTTTGACAAATATGCTCTTCATTATCTTAATCCAAATCGTTGGGAATTAGCCGATCATTTAGATGGCATCAAAGTGATTCGAAATCGTTGGATAAATGAAATAACTAATTTGGATAACTACGTTCCACTTTACTTTAATGAGTTTGACACTCCTGTCATTGGTGTTTCCTATTTTAATGAAGAAACTCATAAATGCTTACTCGTTGTCGCTAATTCGAATGTATATAGTGACATTCACTGTAATGCAAACCTAGAAATCTTACGAAAAAAAGCAAACAATGAAAAGTTATCTGGAAAACTTCTCTACGCAACTTATGAAATGGGAAGAGATTATCATGATTTTTCTCCAGACGGGAAAATTTACTTCCATCTTGGAGCAGGCGAAGTCAAAATAATAGAACTATAA
- the eno gene encoding phosphopyruvate hydratase: MPNITSIFAREVLDSRGNPTVEVEVYTESGAFGRAIVPSGASTGEHEAIELRDGDKSRYLGKGVLKAIKNVNDLIAPALVGYDVTMQTFLDKLMIDLDGTPNKSKLGANAILGVSMACARAAADLVGLPLYLYLGGFNAKQLPTPMMNIINGGSHADNNIDFQEFMILPVGAKNFREALRMGAEIFHNLKKVLSAKGFNTSVGDEGGFAPDLASNEAGLEVIMEAIKKAGYVPGKDVYLGMDVAASEFYNTETKKYILGSEKRELTNVEMVDFYATLVDKYPIISIEDGLDQNDWDGWKILTEKLGTKIQLVGDDLFVTNTEKLSRGIENHIANSILIKVNQIGTLTETFNAIEMAKRAGYTAVVSHRSGETEDSTIADISVATNAGQIKTGSLSRTDRIAKYNQLLRIEEELGEVAEYNGIKSFYNLRK; the protein is encoded by the coding sequence ATGCCAAATATTACAAGTATTTTCGCAAGAGAAGTTTTAGATTCAAGAGGAAATCCAACCGTTGAAGTAGAAGTATATACAGAGTCGGGTGCCTTTGGAAGAGCAATTGTTCCAAGTGGAGCTTCAACTGGTGAACATGAAGCCATTGAACTTCGTGACGGAGATAAATCCCGTTACCTAGGAAAAGGTGTTTTAAAAGCAATTAAAAATGTAAATGATTTAATTGCTCCAGCTTTAGTAGGATACGACGTTACCATGCAAACATTCTTAGACAAATTGATGATTGACTTAGATGGAACTCCAAACAAATCAAAATTAGGCGCAAATGCAATTTTAGGAGTGTCTATGGCTTGTGCAAGAGCTGCCGCAGATTTAGTAGGATTACCTTTGTATTTATACTTAGGTGGATTTAATGCAAAACAATTACCAACACCAATGATGAATATTATAAACGGTGGATCTCATGCAGACAATAACATTGATTTCCAAGAATTCATGATTTTACCAGTTGGCGCAAAAAACTTCCGTGAAGCTTTAAGAATGGGAGCTGAAATTTTTCATAATCTTAAGAAAGTATTAAGCGCAAAAGGCTTTAATACTTCCGTTGGTGATGAAGGCGGATTCGCTCCAGATTTAGCTTCGAACGAAGCAGGTCTTGAAGTTATTATGGAAGCCATTAAAAAAGCAGGATATGTTCCAGGAAAAGATGTATACCTTGGAATGGATGTTGCAGCGAGTGAATTTTATAACACTGAAACCAAAAAATATATTCTTGGCAGTGAAAAAAGAGAATTAACAAATGTTGAAATGGTTGATTTTTATGCTACCTTAGTTGACAAATATCCAATTATTTCGATTGAAGATGGTCTTGACCAAAACGATTGGGATGGCTGGAAAATATTAACTGAAAAACTTGGAACTAAAATTCAATTAGTAGGTGATGATTTATTTGTTACAAACACTGAAAAATTATCAAGAGGAATTGAAAATCATATCGCAAACTCCATTTTAATTAAAGTTAATCAAATTGGAACCCTTACAGAAACATTTAACGCGATTGAAATGGCAAAACGTGCAGGATATACTGCAGTAGTTAGTCATAGATCTGGTGAAACAGAAGATTCAACCATTGCTGATATCTCTGTTGCTACCAATGCAGGACAAATCAAAACAGGTTCTTTATCTAGAACAGATCGTATTGCAAAATACAATCAATTACTTCGAATTGAAGAAGAACTAGGTGAAGTAGCTGAATACAACGGAATTAAATCATTTTATAATTTAAGAAAATAG